In Deinococcus irradiatisoli, the genomic stretch CAGCGCGGCCAGCAGCCAGCCGACCACCTCCGCCGAGGTGCCCAGGCGGGCGGCGAACTGCGCCAGCGGCCCGCTCAGCAGCGTGGAGAGGGCCGAGCCCAGCACCGAGGAGAACATCATCGCGCCCAGCACCAGCCCGCGCTTGGCGGGAGGCACGCTCTCGGCGGCGGCGTAGCGGGCCTGCTGAAAGCCGCCCTGCGACATGCCCACCAGCGCCGCACCCAGCAAGAACACCGGCAGGTGGTGCTGCCAGGCGCCCCAGAAGCCGGTCAGCGCCCCGGCCACCCCCAGCAGGTACGCCAGCACCAGCCCCTGGCGCCGGCCCCGCAACATCAGCAGGCCGAAGCCCCCTGCCGAAACCGCCGCGCCCAGCGTGACCAGCGTGCTGGGCAGCCCCGAGAGCGCTTCGCGGCCCAGCGCGCTGATCACCAGCGAGGCCAGCGCGGTGCTGGCGGTGGTGGCCCCGGTCGCCAGCGACTGCGCCAGAAACAGCGCCGCCAGATTGAAGCGTCCCGTTGACGGGCGCGGCGTGGAAGCGGACATACCCCCGACTGTAGCAAGTTTCGCTCCGGCCACCGGTCCGGCCCCGCCGCCGTTACTTGACGTGCAGGTACGTCGCCACCGCGTCGGCAATCGCCGCGGCGATGCGGTCGCGGTACGCCGGCAGGGCCAGCTTGGGGCCTTCGTCGTCGCTGGTGCCGAAGCCGATCTCGGTCAGGATCGCTGGGGTGGTGGGGTGCAGGATCACCACGAAGGTATCGGACTTGACGCCCCGGTTCACCGCGCCGGTCGCCCGCACCAGATTCTGCTGCACCCGGGTCGCCAGATCGCGCGAGAAGGTCAGCTTGGCCTGCGCCACCAGGTCGCCCAGCAGGTTCTGGGCGGTGGTGCTGGCGCGTTTGGTGAGTTCGAGGCCCAGGCTGCCGCCGCCGTTTTCCGTGACGGCCAGCGTGCGGCTGTCACTCTGCATCGGCGCGCCGAAGTAGTAGGTCTCGATGCCCTGGGCGCCGGCGCCGCCGGAATTGACGTGAATGCTGATAAAGGCGCCCACCTTGCCGTTGTTCGCCAGGCGCGAGCGGGCGTCGAGGTCGCTGGCGAGGTCGGTGCTGATCTGGGTGTCGCCGCTGCGGGTCATGATGACCTTGACGCCGCGCGCCTGCAGCTTGTCGCGCACCCGCAGGGCCACGTCGAGGGTCACGTCTTTCTCGGTGACCCAGTGGCTGACCATGCCGGGATACACGCCGCCGTGTCCGGGATCGATCACCACCGTGACCGGCGCCGAGGTCGCGGCCCGGACCAGCGCGGGCGGGGCCGGGACCACCTTCTTGGCGGCCGCCTTCTTGACCGCCTTGAGCGGCACGTCCACCACCAGACGCGGCTTGACCGCGCCGCTGGCCGGCAGCACCTGCAGTCTGGGGGTGCCGGCGCCGCTGAGCGTCAGGGTGAGGCGCTGGCCGCTGATCTGGTAGCGGCTCAGGCCCGGCGCGCTGAGCGCTCCCGCAGCGCTGGGCAGGGCGCGGCCCAGCTGCACGGTGTAGGTCTGGCCGCTGAGCTTGCCGCTGGCCGACATCACCGCCGGCAGATCGAACACCAGCCGGGTGTAGCCGTCGTGCAGGCCGACACGCGGCGCCGCCAGGCCCAACGAAGCCAGCAGCGACAAGAACAAGATCAGGAAAAAGCGCTTCACGAGCGCCATCACTTTAGCGCCGATTCATGAACGCCGCTGCCCGCCGCCCGCCCGGCACGGCGTTCGGCGCGGGCCAGATGAGCCGGGGCGCCGGCCTGCTTTCCCCAATGCCAGGGTCCGTCAATCCGGCGTCAGGCCCAGGCTCTAAGGTGGGCAGCATGAAGCGCGCACACCTCCTGCTGACTCTGGCCCTGATGGGGCCGCTCACCGCCCTGCCGGCCTCGGCCCAGGGCACCTCGGCCTTCGGCCTCCAGATCACGCCGCGCGGCGCCCAGAAACTCAACCTCGCCACCGGCGTCACCGAGCTGCCGCAGGGCGGCACGGTGCGTGACAACAAGTCCGGCGTCAAGGTGGTGGCGGGCTTTATCAGCATCAAGACCGGCGAGAGCCTCAGCGCCACCGCAGCGGTGCTGACCACCCTTCAGGGCGGCACCCTCAGGGCGCAGAACATCACCTACAACGAGAAGGCCGCGCTGGTCACGGCCAGCGGCAACCTCAGCTACTCGGACAACCGGGTCAAGAACCTCACCGCCCAGACCATCTACGTGGACACCCGCAGCGGCGCGGTGACCGCCGTGGGCGGCGTCAGCGCCTCGACGCCCCCGGCCAGCGCCGCCCAGATGGTGGCCCTGCCCACCAAAGCGTCGATCCTGCTGCGCGGCGGCGCCAAGGTCACCACCCTGGGCCAGGCGGTCAGCGGCGAGACGGTGCTGCTCAATCTGGTGACGGGCCAGGCCCAGACCGACGCTTCCGAGAGCGCGCTGGCGCCGTTTAAGGCCTACTTGCGCTGAGCGCTGGCCCCGGCGCTACAGTGGCAGACATGGGGCCGCGTGATTGATCTGATCGTTCGTAAAACGCCGCCCGCCGGGTTGCGCCGTGAGCTGCGGGCGGCCCTGGCGGCGGCAATGCAGCATTTCGGGGTGGCCGACAAGGAAGTCACGGTGGTGCTGGTGTCCGACCGGACGATCCGGGCGCTGAAGCTCGAACACTGGGGCGAGGACGCCGCCACCGACGTGCTGAGTTTTCCGACCTACGAGCCGGGCGACCCGTTCGTGCCGCCGCATCTGGGCGACATCATCATCAGCCTCGACACCGCCCAGCGGCAGGCCCAGGCGCGCGGCCACAGCCTCAGCCGCGAGGTGGCTTTGCTGGCGAGCCACGGCCTGACCCACCTGGTCGGTCACGACCACCCGCACGCCGAGGGGCTGGGCTTCGAGGAAGGCGCCCAGGGCGAGGAATGGCAGGTCTTTCACGCGGCCTGGCAAGCGGCCCTGAGTGCCCTGTCCCCCGAGCCGTGAAGCCGCCGGCCGGGTCCACCTCGGCGCTGAGTGTTCGGCGCTGGTGGCGCTCGGCCGGGTTCGCCTGGGCCGGGGTGCGCTACGCCTGGCAGACCCAGGCGAATTTCAGGGTCGAGGTCGGGCTGGGGCTGCTGGCCTGCTCGCTGTGCTGGGCACTGCGGGTTTCGCCCGCGCCGGTGCTGCTGTGCTGCGCGCTGGTGCTGAGCCTGGAACTGCTCAACACCGCCGCCGAGGCGCTGACCGATCTGGTGAGCCCCGAGTGGCACCCACAGGCCAAGATCGCCAAGGACGCGGCGGCGGGAGCGGTGCTCATCGCCAGCTTCGTGAGCGTGCTGGTCGGCGTGGCGGTCTTCACGCCGCCGCTCCTGGCCCTGGCCTTGTCAGCGCGGCCCTGACAGGTGCCGGCGACATGCTACACTGCTCCTTCGATGGACGAGCCTCCCAGGAGTGGTCACCGTGGTGGCTTCGAGGCGAGCCGGAACGTCCCCTGCCTGCTGACGGCGTGTCGGTGGTGCGGGAAGGGTCGCCCGACATGGGCGTCCAAGCAGGTCGACAAGCAGCGGCGCGTCCGGTGGTTTACAGCCCCCGCGCCGGCTGAGGCGCTCAGGAGCGCGCCGCAACAATGAACGATTGGATTGGGGTCGCGGCCCTGTTTGTGCTGGTGCTGCTCAACGGCTTTTTCGTGGCCGTCGAGTACGCCCTCGTCAGTGTGCGGCGCACCCGCATCGACCAACTCGCCGAGGAAGGCTCGTCGGCGGCGCGCAGCGTGCAGCGCGTGCTCACGCAACTCGACCAGTACATCGCGGCGGTGCAGCTGGGCGTCAGCATGATGAGCCTCTTGATCGGCTTCATCGCCGAGCCCTCTATCGAACACCTCTCGCACCCGCTGTTTACCTCGCTGGGCGTGCCCGAGCGCTGGCTCACGCCGTTTTCCTTCGGCCTGGCCTTCGTGCTCTCGACGACGCTGCATATCGTGTTCGGTGAATTGTTTCCCAAATCGGCGGCGCTGCAACGCAGCGAGCGGGTGGCGATGCTGTTCACGCCGCCGCTGGTGCTGTTTACCACCGTGTTCCGGCCGGTGATCTTTCTGCTCAACGCCTTCGGGCGCGGGGTGCTGCGCGTGTTCGGCTTTCAGCCGGTGGCCGGCCATCACACCAGCTATTCCGAAGAGGAAATCCGCATGATCGTCTCGGCCAGCTCGCAGGAAGGCGTGCTGGAAGAAGACGAGCGCGAACTGGTCTACAACGTCTTCGACCTCTCCGACACCGCCGTGCGCAGCGTGCTGACCCCGCGCGGCGACATGATCGTGGCCGACGGCGCCGCGCCGATTCGCCGCCTGCTCGAACTCAACGCCGAGCACGGCTACTCGCGGGTGCCGGTGTACCACGACAACCCCGACAACATCGTGGGCGTGGCGCACACCAACGACGTGCTGCAACACCTCGAAGAGCTCGACCAGCTGACGGTCAGCGAGCTGATGCGCCCCACCTTCTACGTGCCGGAAAGCATGAGCATCAAGGACCTGCTGACCAAGATGCGCCAGAAGAAGTCCCACCTCGCCATCGTGGTGGACGAATTCGGCGGCACGTCCGGACTGGTGACGCTGGAAGACGCCCTCGAAGAGATCGTCGGCGAAATCTACGACGAAACCGACGAGGAAGAAGAGCCGCTGGTGCAGCAGCTGGCCGAGAACGTCTTCCTGATGGACGCCTCGCTCACGGTGGGCGAAGCGGAAATGTACATCGGCAGCAACCTGGAAGACGAGGAAGGCGAGTTCGAAACGCTGGCGGGCTTCGTCACCAACCATTTCGGCGACATTCCGGCGGTGGGCGCCGAGTTCCTCCACGAGGGCTGGGTGTTCAGCGTCGAGGAAGCCGACGAGCGCC encodes the following:
- a CDS encoding N-acetylmuramoyl-L-alanine amidase, producing the protein MALVKRFFLILFLSLLASLGLAAPRVGLHDGYTRLVFDLPAVMSASGKLSGQTYTVQLGRALPSAAGALSAPGLSRYQISGQRLTLTLSGAGTPRLQVLPASGAVKPRLVVDVPLKAVKKAAAKKVVPAPPALVRAATSAPVTVVIDPGHGGVYPGMVSHWVTEKDVTLDVALRVRDKLQARGVKVIMTRSGDTQISTDLASDLDARSRLANNGKVGAFISIHVNSGGAGAQGIETYYFGAPMQSDSRTLAVTENGGGSLGLELTKRASTTAQNLLGDLVAQAKLTFSRDLATRVQQNLVRATGAVNRGVKSDTFVVILHPTTPAILTEIGFGTSDDEGPKLALPAYRDRIAAAIADAVATYLHVK
- a CDS encoding hemolysin family protein, whose product is MNDWIGVAALFVLVLLNGFFVAVEYALVSVRRTRIDQLAEEGSSAARSVQRVLTQLDQYIAAVQLGVSMMSLLIGFIAEPSIEHLSHPLFTSLGVPERWLTPFSFGLAFVLSTTLHIVFGELFPKSAALQRSERVAMLFTPPLVLFTTVFRPVIFLLNAFGRGVLRVFGFQPVAGHHTSYSEEEIRMIVSASSQEGVLEEDERELVYNVFDLSDTAVRSVLTPRGDMIVADGAAPIRRLLELNAEHGYSRVPVYHDNPDNIVGVAHTNDVLQHLEELDQLTVSELMRPTFYVPESMSIKDLLTKMRQKKSHLAIVVDEFGGTSGLVTLEDALEEIVGEIYDETDEEEEPLVQQLAENVFLMDASLTVGEAEMYIGSNLEDEEGEFETLAGFVTNHFGDIPAVGAEFLHEGWVFSVEEADERRVSKVRVSRAQELPAPAEEH
- the ybeY gene encoding rRNA maturation RNase YbeY, whose amino-acid sequence is MIDLIVRKTPPAGLRRELRAALAAAMQHFGVADKEVTVVLVSDRTIRALKLEHWGEDAATDVLSFPTYEPGDPFVPPHLGDIIISLDTAQRQAQARGHSLSREVALLASHGLTHLVGHDHPHAEGLGFEEGAQGEEWQVFHAAWQAALSALSPEP
- a CDS encoding diacylglycerol kinase is translated as MKPPAGSTSALSVRRWWRSAGFAWAGVRYAWQTQANFRVEVGLGLLACSLCWALRVSPAPVLLCCALVLSLELLNTAAEALTDLVSPEWHPQAKIAKDAAAGAVLIASFVSVLVGVAVFTPPLLALALSARP